One segment of Streptomyces sp. NBC_01454 DNA contains the following:
- a CDS encoding transposase produces MPKKIDPALRSQAVRLVTHHRSEYSTERAAHVQVAESLGVSRESVRRWVAQHEIDMGVTAGVSTDEREELRRLRAENKRLREVNEVLKSATIFFAEELDPRNR; encoded by the coding sequence GTGCCCAAGAAGATTGACCCCGCGCTTCGGAGCCAGGCTGTGCGTCTGGTGACCCACCATCGGTCGGAGTACTCCACCGAGCGTGCTGCCCATGTCCAGGTTGCCGAATCACTCGGAGTCTCACGTGAGTCCGTGCGCCGCTGGGTGGCTCAGCACGAGATCGACATGGGTGTCACCGCAGGCGTGAGTACGGACGAGCGCGAGGAACTGCGCAGGCTGCGAGCGGAGAACAAGCGGCTACGTGAGGTCAACGAAGTCCTCAAGTCCGCGACGATTTTCTTCGCGGAGGAACTCGACCCCCGAAACCGCTGA
- the mihF gene encoding integration host factor, actinobacterial type: MTLPPLTPQQRQAALDKALAARRERAEARKALKRGELTLTEVLDSPSHTLRKMPVLSLLTSLPGIGKTRAQKILTELNIPGDHRLRCLGPRQRARLCAHLAPKN, from the coding sequence GTGACACTTCCCCCACTCACCCCCCAACAGCGCCAGGCCGCCCTCGACAAAGCCCTCGCAGCCCGGCGGGAACGCGCCGAGGCAAGGAAAGCACTCAAGCGCGGCGAGCTGACCCTGACCGAGGTACTCGACAGCCCCTCCCACACCCTCCGCAAGATGCCGGTGCTCTCGCTCCTCACCTCGCTCCCCGGCATCGGCAAGACACGCGCCCAAAAGATCCTCACCGAGCTGAACATCCCCGGCGACCACCGCCTACGCTGCCTCGGCCCCCGCCAACGAGCCCGCCTCTGCGCACACCTCGCACCCAAGAACTGA
- a CDS encoding universal stress protein, protein MLANLSRRARRVIVGVHGTPGSVQALRHAASEARLRRAVLTVVNVWSPIGGEVAERMTPCPELCRVQQEHARQDVEEACRQAQFGDDLTVEKRIVRGAPGEVLTHIAQQKGDLLVVGAPRRSLFAPRYATVIRYCLRNSHLPVMIVPAPARQREAHNGFLRRSAEFLRVSSRRFS, encoded by the coding sequence ATGCTCGCCAATCTCAGTCGGCGTGCAAGGCGCGTCATTGTAGGAGTCCACGGTACCCCCGGAAGTGTGCAGGCGCTTCGACACGCAGCGAGCGAAGCGCGGCTGCGCCGGGCTGTCCTGACGGTCGTCAACGTATGGAGCCCGATCGGTGGCGAAGTAGCCGAGCGCATGACCCCATGCCCCGAGCTATGTCGGGTCCAGCAAGAACACGCCCGTCAGGATGTCGAGGAGGCATGCCGTCAAGCACAGTTCGGCGACGACCTGACGGTGGAGAAGCGCATCGTCCGTGGCGCGCCGGGTGAAGTACTAACGCATATAGCACAGCAGAAAGGGGACCTGCTAGTGGTAGGGGCTCCACGGCGGAGCCTGTTTGCCCCACGTTACGCAACAGTCATCAGATACTGTCTTCGCAATTCTCACCTTCCAGTGATGATCGTACCAGCGCCTGCTAGGCAACGAGAAGCTCATAATGGCTTCCTTCGCCGTTCCGCTGAGTTTCTTAGAGTTTCATCGCGGCGTTTTTCGTAG
- a CDS encoding cation diffusion facilitator family transporter, with protein sequence MGHGHSHGGGSATGRHRWRLTVAFGLTASFFVIELAYGLISGSLALLSDAGHMAADVVTLAAALAASRIATRPDTTGRRTYGSYRAEVFASAFAVLMMLGVCVYIVTAAVGRIGTTPEVATGPMLVVGAIGLAINIVALLLLRGGASESLNVKGAYLEVVADTAGSVGVIVAGWLVASTGNAVWDTVIALAIGAFIVIRAAMLGRQVLAVLGQHVPEDMDIDKVSTDLATIDGVTAVHDLHLWTLTSGMPVATAHLVAHNQADNHTVLDQARDVLRRRHGVTHATLQIEPANHQGCDEIGW encoded by the coding sequence ATGGGCCACGGGCACAGCCACGGCGGGGGTTCGGCCACCGGACGGCACAGGTGGCGGCTCACGGTCGCGTTCGGGCTGACCGCCTCGTTCTTCGTCATCGAGCTGGCATACGGGCTGATCTCGGGATCACTGGCACTGCTGTCCGACGCAGGGCACATGGCCGCCGACGTGGTGACACTGGCGGCCGCACTGGCAGCCAGCCGGATCGCCACCCGCCCCGACACCACTGGCCGCCGCACCTACGGCTCCTACCGCGCCGAAGTGTTCGCCTCCGCCTTCGCGGTACTGATGATGCTGGGCGTCTGCGTCTACATCGTCACCGCGGCCGTCGGACGCATCGGCACCACCCCCGAAGTGGCCACCGGGCCGATGCTCGTAGTCGGTGCGATCGGCCTGGCCATCAACATCGTCGCTCTCCTGCTGCTGCGTGGCGGAGCCTCGGAGAGCCTGAACGTCAAGGGCGCCTACCTAGAAGTCGTCGCCGACACGGCCGGATCGGTGGGTGTCATCGTGGCGGGCTGGCTGGTGGCATCGACCGGCAACGCGGTCTGGGACACCGTCATCGCTCTCGCGATCGGAGCCTTCATCGTCATCCGCGCCGCCATGCTGGGCCGCCAGGTGCTCGCCGTGCTGGGCCAGCACGTCCCCGAGGACATGGACATCGACAAGGTCAGTACCGACCTGGCCACCATCGACGGCGTCACCGCAGTACACGACCTGCACCTGTGGACCCTGACCTCCGGCATGCCCGTCGCCACCGCCCACCTCGTCGCCCACAACCAAGCCGACAACCACACCGTCCTCGATCAGGCCCGCGACGTACTGCGCCGACGCCACGGCGTCACACACGCCACCCTGCAGATCGAACCAGCCAACCACCAAGGCTGCGACGAAATCGGCTGGTAA
- a CDS encoding transposase has translation MRIPDETRDQLTVKFAVLLPHLDERQRRLLMAVEARSLGHGGIRVVGRAAGVNAVKPSGGFTKKDFPRFLDLLHRRLDGPVTVTVIWDNCSSHISKHVKQYAQRKDWLTIIQLSSYAPELNPVELLWAHTKEKIANRAFRSIHELHQAVKNALRYIQRHPELLIGFLAGTGLELSHP, from the coding sequence ATGCGCATCCCGGACGAGACTCGTGATCAACTTACCGTGAAGTTTGCGGTGTTGCTCCCGCATCTGGACGAGCGACAGCGGCGGTTGCTGATGGCCGTAGAGGCCCGAAGCCTGGGCCATGGCGGCATCCGGGTCGTGGGCCGGGCGGCTGGAGTGAACGCGGTCAAGCCGTCGGGGGGCTTCACGAAGAAGGACTTCCCACGCTTCCTGGATCTGCTCCACCGGCGCCTGGACGGCCCCGTCACCGTCACCGTCATCTGGGACAACTGCTCCAGCCACATCAGCAAACACGTGAAGCAGTACGCGCAGCGCAAGGACTGGCTCACGATCATCCAGCTGTCCTCCTACGCACCGGAGTTGAACCCCGTCGAGCTGCTCTGGGCGCACACCAAGGAGAAGATCGCGAACCGGGCGTTCCGTTCGATTCATGAGCTTCACCAGGCCGTGAAGAACGCCCTTCGCTACATCCAGCGCCACCCCGAACTCCTCATCGGATTCCTGGCCGGGACCGGCCTCGAACTCAGCCACCCGTAG